A region of Thermococcus argininiproducens DNA encodes the following proteins:
- a CDS encoding dephospho-CoA kinase — translation MIICVVGMPGSGKGQIVRIFGKYGVPHVSMGDIVREEADKRGMPRTPEGMNSVSIQLRQELGDNAVAKLTVPRVKELLKNNKAVIIDGVRSLDEIQTFKDAFPEEKIVIIAVHSSPKRRFERLNRRGRSDDPRTWNEFEARDWKELKFGIGSVIALADYLIVNENHITDFRREIERLAENLGIKKRPSSSKPRF, via the coding sequence ATGATAATCTGTGTAGTAGGAATGCCAGGATCCGGAAAAGGCCAAATAGTAAGAATTTTTGGAAAATATGGTGTGCCTCACGTTTCTATGGGAGATATTGTAAGAGAGGAAGCTGATAAAAGAGGGATGCCAAGAACACCAGAAGGCATGAATAGTGTGAGCATACAGTTAAGGCAAGAACTTGGAGACAATGCAGTAGCAAAACTCACAGTACCTCGAGTAAAAGAACTTTTGAAAAATAATAAGGCTGTTATAATTGATGGAGTACGCTCTTTGGATGAAATCCAAACGTTTAAAGATGCATTTCCTGAAGAGAAAATCGTCATAATAGCGGTCCACTCTTCTCCAAAACGGAGATTTGAACGACTTAACAGAAGAGGACGAAGCGACGATCCGAGAACATGGAATGAATTTGAGGCAAGGGATTGGAAAGAACTCAAATTTGGCATTGGAAGTGTTATCGCTCTAGCGGATTATCTAATTGTCAATGAAAACCACATAACAGATTTTCGTAGGGAAATAGAAAGGCTTGCAGAGAATCTTGGGATAAAAAAGAGGCCTTCATCTTCTAAGCCACGCTTCTAG
- a CDS encoding ATP-dependent DNA helicase, with translation MEVSELKSLGVDERIIRLIQERGIERLYPPQAEALRTGVLKGKNLVLAIPTASGKTLVAEIVMINKILHEKSKAIYLVPLKALAEEKYKEFRFWEKLGIKITMTTGDYDSTESWLGKYDIIIATSEKFDSLLRHKSPWIKDIRLVVADEIHLLGSYDRGATLEMILSHLMDKAQILGLSATAGNAEELAEWLNAELVVSEWRPVTLKRGVFYHGQLFWEDGSIEKFPSQWDSLVLDAVKKGKQALIFVNTRRSAEREALLLSGKISRFLTKPEERRLKQLTNELENTPTNEKLKESLAKGVAFHHAGLGRAERSIIEDMFREGLIKVITATPTLSAGLNLPAFRVIIRDTKRYSNFGWTDIPVLEIQQMMGRAGRPKYDREGQAIIVAKTEKPENIMKRYIMGKPEKLFSMLSNEASFRSQILALITNFGVGNFKELINFLERTFYYHQRKNLEALEGKAKSIVYFLLENEFIDIDLNDHFMPLPFGIRTSQLYLDPLTAKKFKDAFEMLEKKPNPLGVFQLLASTPDMTSLRVRRKEQEDILDYAYEMEEYLYQSIPYWEDYKFEKFLGEVKTAKLLLDWINEVNEAKILETYEIDTGDLYRLLELVDWLMYSLVELYKLFNPKSDVIDFLKKLHIRVKHGVREELLELITLPMVGRKRARALYNAGFKGIEDIVKAKPSELLRVEGIGLGVLEKIYQHFGVELPKVREKKKAKKGTLDAFFK, from the coding sequence ATGGAGGTTAGTGAACTTAAATCACTTGGAGTAGACGAAAGGATAATAAGGCTAATTCAGGAGAGAGGCATAGAAAGACTTTATCCTCCCCAAGCAGAGGCCTTAAGAACTGGAGTACTTAAGGGGAAGAATTTGGTCCTAGCTATCCCAACTGCCTCTGGAAAAACCCTTGTTGCAGAAATTGTCATGATCAACAAAATCCTTCACGAAAAGAGTAAAGCTATCTATCTTGTTCCTTTAAAGGCCCTAGCTGAAGAAAAATACAAAGAATTTAGATTCTGGGAAAAATTGGGGATCAAAATTACTATGACTACTGGAGACTACGACAGTACCGAGAGTTGGCTTGGAAAATATGATATTATTATAGCTACTTCTGAGAAATTTGACTCACTCTTAAGACATAAATCCCCATGGATAAAGGATATTAGACTCGTAGTAGCCGATGAGATTCATCTTCTTGGTTCCTACGACAGGGGAGCAACTCTTGAAATGATTCTCTCTCATCTAATGGATAAAGCCCAAATCCTTGGTTTAAGCGCCACAGCGGGGAATGCAGAAGAACTCGCTGAGTGGTTAAATGCAGAATTAGTTGTGAGTGAGTGGAGACCAGTTACTCTAAAAAGAGGTGTTTTTTATCATGGTCAACTTTTCTGGGAGGACGGAAGCATAGAGAAGTTTCCAAGTCAATGGGATTCTCTCGTTCTTGATGCCGTAAAGAAAGGCAAGCAAGCATTAATTTTTGTTAACACCAGAAGAAGTGCTGAAAGAGAGGCCCTCCTTTTGAGTGGAAAAATATCAAGATTTTTGACAAAACCAGAGGAAAGAAGGTTAAAGCAATTGACAAATGAACTTGAAAATACTCCAACGAATGAAAAACTTAAAGAATCCTTGGCAAAGGGTGTTGCATTCCACCATGCAGGTTTGGGAAGGGCAGAACGTTCAATTATAGAGGATATGTTTAGAGAAGGACTTATTAAAGTAATAACAGCAACTCCGACATTAAGTGCTGGACTTAACCTTCCTGCTTTTCGTGTTATTATCCGGGATACCAAACGTTATTCAAATTTTGGATGGACTGATATTCCCGTTCTTGAAATCCAGCAGATGATGGGAAGAGCGGGGAGACCAAAATATGACAGGGAAGGCCAGGCAATTATAGTGGCAAAAACAGAAAAACCAGAGAACATCATGAAAAGATACATTATGGGCAAACCAGAAAAACTCTTCTCAATGCTCTCAAATGAGGCATCTTTTAGAAGCCAAATTCTAGCGCTGATAACCAATTTTGGAGTTGGAAACTTTAAAGAACTAATTAACTTTCTCGAAAGAACTTTCTATTACCATCAACGAAAGAACCTAGAAGCACTTGAGGGTAAGGCAAAAAGTATAGTATACTTCCTTCTTGAAAATGAGTTCATAGATATTGACTTAAATGACCACTTCATGCCACTCCCATTTGGCATTAGGACTTCTCAGCTGTATCTTGATCCATTGACGGCCAAGAAATTCAAAGATGCGTTTGAAATGCTTGAGAAAAAGCCAAACCCATTGGGAGTTTTTCAACTTTTGGCTTCAACTCCTGACATGACGTCTTTGAGGGTAAGGCGAAAAGAACAAGAAGACATCCTGGATTATGCCTACGAAATGGAAGAGTACCTATACCAAAGTATCCCTTACTGGGAGGATTACAAATTTGAAAAGTTTTTGGGAGAGGTAAAAACTGCAAAACTCCTCCTCGACTGGATTAATGAAGTAAACGAAGCGAAAATCCTTGAAACCTACGAAATAGACACAGGTGATCTTTATAGACTCTTGGAACTTGTAGACTGGTTAATGTATTCTTTAGTAGAACTGTATAAGCTTTTCAATCCCAAGTCCGACGTTATTGACTTTTTGAAAAAGCTTCACATACGAGTTAAGCATGGAGTTAGGGAAGAGCTTCTTGAGCTTATTACCCTACCAATGGTGGGAAGAAAGAGAGCTAGGGCTCTCTACAATGCTGGCTTCAAAGGAATCGAAGATATTGTAAAAGCAAAACCAAGTGAACTTCTCAGAGTAGAGGGCATTGGCCTCGGAGTTTTAGAGAAGATTTATCAACACTTTGGGGTTGAATTACCAAAGGTTCGAGAGAAGAAAAAGGCCAAGAAGGGGACTCTAGATGCGTTTTTCAAATGA